The DNA segment TTTTGCTCTCTTTTGACGGCATTGATCAGCTTTTTTACTTCGCTTAACTTGTCGTTATATATCTTTATCTTGCCGCTAAGGGCCAGCTCGCCGCTTTGGCTTTGTTGCGCGGAAGCGGCTTCGTTGGCGCGAAAAATATTTTGCGATTTTTTTTCGGAGTTAAATTTAAAAACCTCGCCGACCTCGATGTGTCCGACAACCTTGCCTCCGTTTAAAAGCTCGATATGCTCGCCTTTTGCGGCGTTTCTTATCGTCTCTTGATTTTTCTTGCCGTATGGTGCGAATACGAAAGTATAAGGCATCGGCTCGCCCGCTAAAAAGCCCGTCTCGTAAATCTCGTTCGCTTCTTTTTCATTCATCAGGCGGTTAAATTTGCTAAAAATTTGATTTTCTATGAGCTCCAGCGCGCCAAGCGCCTCGTCGTTTATCAGTATCGCGTTATTTTTTCTTGACGACGTCATATTTTTTCCTCTTTTCCCAAAGCGATTTTCGCGAAATGCCAAGCTTTTTGCTAAGTTCGGTGTCGGGGTATTTATCCTGATAATTTACGATGATATGCTTGATGTAGTCGTCGATCGTCAAAATTTCGTCGATTTGAAAATTTTTCTCATCGCTGGCGATATTTAGCGTCTCTAGCGACGTTTCTTCGTTTTGATTAGTCGAGCTTACGATGAGCTTTCGTTTTGCGGCGAGCTCGACTATCTGGTTTTTCGCCTCTTGTCGTAAAATTTGAAAATTTGAAAAATACAAAAGCGTGTGCGGGTTTGCCGCGGCGATAGCCGATACGTCGGTGCCGGGCTCGAGCGGGACGTATTTGAAGCTCAAATTTAGCGCCTTTGCATATTCGAAAACGAAGTTGTCGGCGTTTATCATTTTGTTGCACTTGATGAGAAGCGGTAGCTTTATTCGCTTAAAGTCGAAATTTAGCGCCGAGACGGCCTTGAAATGATAATTTAGGTAGTCCTGATAGGTCTTTATAAATGTTTGCAGCCGCCTAAACTCCTCGAAATGCTTGATCTTTCGCACCAGCTCCTCTATCATAAACGGCTTTTGTATGTAGTCGCTAGCGCCCGCTTTTATCGGGATCGAGACGGTGTCGTTGCTGATATACGTGATGAGCAGGATGACGACGGAGTCTTTAAATTTATGTATGATTTTTTGCGTATCGTCGCCTGCAAATGCGCTAGAAAGCAGCACTACGTCAA comes from the Campylobacter rectus genome and includes:
- a CDS encoding response regulator, producing the protein MRVLIIENEIYLAQSIASKLENLGYGCEIARSAAEAIKSEPAERIKEGDKDAHFDVVLLSSAFAGDDTQKIIHKFKDSVVILLITYISNDTVSIPIKAGASDYIQKPFMIEELVRKIKHFEEFRRLQTFIKTYQDYLNYHFKAVSALNFDFKRIKLPLLIKCNKMINADNFVFEYAKALNLSFKYVPLEPGTDVSAIAAANPHTLLYFSNFQILRQEAKNQIVELAAKRKLIVSSTNQNEETSLETLNIASDEKNFQIDEILTIDDYIKHIIVNYQDKYPDTELSKKLGISRKSLWEKRKKYDVVKKK